A genomic stretch from Candidatus Cloacimonadaceae bacterium includes:
- a CDS encoding sigma-54 dependent transcriptional regulator, which translates to MSIELNEKELYNLQHYAANEPRKFAHDYVQSSRKLKHHSQGLLQLTMAKAHLILGETRQAQSVLADLKTSLPKQKDSLFLCAYYIMLYNFTVATGGSNSQAEEYFKLAEKQAKQCGSKALSCELKNLICQKPGKDISTDAKEELLKEAMVEALESDILDLQLEVHLSYCILYLQRNLPDLANQELILLYDLVEKERNPKYYTFILLYFGIVNLMLKNLPKAYKYLSDGIDWATKNDNRSLLIPLNINLGLYYVNSGNLEQGIDIYYYSLKLSDEFGLENSLNAHITQNNLAIALGKLSRIDEAVQINRNSIDSAIKSNNALREHTQYVNLADNLIELKAYNEAEQHINKAIAYFTDIQENHHLTFAYRCKARLFEEQEKYQEGFEALEMLDNTYQIYFRENFSKQNALYQDRIDKLRSEYLRLKNQCNTESELIRLSSSTDFIGEHSSIKKALKDAYLAARYPYTHVMITGESGTGKEVIARIIHNESKTGKPLVAINASAISPNLIESELFGHKRGAFTGAMEDRKGKFLMADKGTLLLDEISDMPVEAQVKLLRAIEEHTIQPVGSDKEIPVNCRIICTSNKNISTLIHNNKFRLDLYHRLNKVEIHLVPLRERLSDLEMITHFFVERYSREFRLPIPILSDSFYNRLRAYSFPGNVRELANLIERIFILKPSAQWDARMLDGILPDTPTSELPAFKAVSHHLKDTETKMIVEALNRCDGMQKEAAKLLNMSESTLSRHIKKLKISR; encoded by the coding sequence ATGAGCATTGAGTTAAATGAAAAGGAACTGTATAATCTGCAGCACTATGCCGCGAACGAGCCGCGGAAATTTGCGCATGATTATGTTCAATCCAGCCGGAAATTAAAGCACCATTCTCAGGGTTTGCTCCAGCTAACCATGGCCAAGGCACACCTTATCTTGGGAGAAACCAGACAAGCCCAGAGTGTTTTGGCTGATCTAAAGACCTCCTTACCGAAGCAAAAGGACAGCCTGTTCCTATGCGCATACTATATAATGCTTTACAATTTCACAGTTGCAACTGGCGGAAGTAACTCTCAAGCAGAAGAATATTTCAAACTGGCTGAAAAACAAGCAAAACAATGTGGCAGCAAAGCCTTAAGCTGCGAACTGAAAAACTTAATCTGCCAAAAACCTGGCAAGGATATCAGCACGGATGCTAAGGAAGAACTGCTGAAAGAAGCCATGGTAGAAGCTCTTGAGTCCGATATTCTGGATTTGCAGCTTGAGGTGCATTTATCCTACTGTATCCTTTACTTGCAGCGTAATCTGCCCGATCTCGCCAATCAAGAACTAATCCTGCTGTATGATCTGGTGGAAAAAGAACGAAATCCCAAATATTATACCTTTATCTTGCTGTATTTTGGCATTGTAAATCTGATGCTGAAAAACCTTCCCAAGGCGTACAAATACCTTTCTGATGGCATAGACTGGGCAACCAAAAACGATAACAGATCGCTATTGATCCCACTGAATATAAACTTGGGCTTGTATTATGTGAACAGCGGAAACCTGGAACAAGGCATCGATATCTACTATTATAGTCTGAAATTATCTGATGAATTTGGCTTGGAAAACTCTCTGAATGCACACATAACTCAGAATAATTTGGCCATCGCGCTGGGAAAACTGAGTAGAATTGATGAAGCAGTGCAAATAAACCGAAACTCGATTGACTCTGCGATAAAAAGCAATAATGCACTCCGGGAACATACTCAGTATGTGAATTTGGCTGATAACCTGATAGAATTGAAAGCCTATAATGAAGCGGAGCAACATATAAACAAAGCTATTGCATACTTTACTGATATCCAAGAAAATCATCATCTCACTTTTGCTTACCGCTGCAAAGCCCGCTTGTTCGAAGAGCAGGAAAAGTATCAAGAAGGCTTTGAAGCTTTGGAAATGCTGGATAATACCTACCAGATTTATTTCCGGGAGAATTTTAGTAAACAGAATGCCCTATATCAGGATAGGATAGATAAACTGCGCAGTGAGTATCTAAGACTAAAAAACCAGTGCAACACCGAAAGTGAACTAATCCGCCTCAGCTCAAGCACAGATTTTATCGGTGAACACTCCTCCATCAAGAAAGCCCTGAAAGATGCCTATCTGGCTGCCCGTTATCCTTACACCCATGTGATGATCACTGGAGAATCCGGCACCGGTAAAGAAGTGATTGCCAGAATCATCCATAATGAGAGTAAGACAGGAAAACCCTTGGTAGCCATAAATGCTTCAGCCATATCTCCCAACCTGATAGAGAGTGAATTGTTCGGCCACAAAAGAGGTGCCTTTACCGGTGCGATGGAAGATCGTAAAGGCAAATTTCTGATGGCAGACAAGGGAACCTTGCTGCTGGATGAGATTTCGGATATGCCCGTGGAAGCACAGGTTAAACTGCTGCGGGCCATTGAAGAGCATACAATCCAGCCCGTAGGAAGTGATAAAGAAATTCCGGTAAACTGCAGAATCATCTGCACCTCGAACAAAAATATCAGCACTCTGATACACAACAATAAATTCCGGCTGGATTTGTATCACCGGTTAAACAAAGTGGAGATTCATTTGGTGCCGCTACGCGAAAGGCTTTCCGATCTGGAAATGATCACACATTTCTTTGTGGAACGCTACTCCAGGGAATTCAGATTGCCCATTCCAATTCTTTCCGATAGCTTCTATAACCGACTTAGGGCATATAGTTTCCCCGGAAACGTCCGTGAACTGGCAAACCTGATTGAGCGTATTTTTATTTTAAAACCAAGTGCGCAGTGGGATGCCAGAATGCTGGATGGCATACTGCCGGATACACCCACTTCTGAACTACCAGCCTTTAAAGCGGTTTCACATCATCTGAAGGACACCGAAACCAAGATGATTGTTGAAGCCCTGAACAGATGCGATGGGATGCAAAAAGAGGCAGCCAAGCTGCTCAATATGTCCGAAAGCACTCTCTCCCGCCATATTAAAAAACTCAAGATAAGCAGATAA
- the frr gene encoding ribosome recycling factor produces MEELKNNAREKMEKSFESLLHQYSKVRTGRASASILDDVRINYYGQPTPVKQLCNISIPEARLIIIQPWDKTTLADIEKAILAANIGITPENDGNVIRLPFQPLTEEKRKDIVKSLKKLAEDARVAVRNLRRDANELAKKMEKDGEISEDEEKKLHKEIQEITDEWVNKIDDAEKAKEKEIMEV; encoded by the coding sequence ATGGAAGAACTTAAAAACAACGCAAGAGAAAAGATGGAGAAATCCTTCGAATCATTGCTGCATCAATATTCCAAAGTCCGCACCGGTCGCGCCAGCGCATCCATTTTGGACGACGTGCGGATCAATTATTATGGCCAACCCACACCGGTCAAACAGCTCTGCAATATCTCCATCCCGGAAGCGCGGCTGATCATCATCCAGCCCTGGGACAAAACCACCCTCGCGGATATCGAAAAAGCCATCCTCGCCGCCAATATCGGCATCACTCCCGAAAACGATGGAAACGTCATCCGCCTGCCCTTCCAACCACTCACCGAAGAAAAACGCAAGGACATCGTCAAGAGCCTGAAAAAGCTGGCGGAAGACGCCCGCGTGGCTGTCCGTAATCTGCGTCGGGACGCCAATGAACTCGCCAAAAAGATGGAAAAAGACGGCGAGATCAGCGAAGACGAAGAAAAAAAGCTGCACAAGGAAATCCAGGAAATCACCGATGAATGGGTCAACAAGATCGACGATGCGGAAAAAGCCAAGGAAAAAGAAATCATGGAAGTGTGA
- the pyrH gene encoding UMP kinase has product MSVYQPEKIHSVMLKLSGEILGGAKGYGFDDEVIDFLTDEIISVKRLGYSIAIVLGGGNIFRGGTWKNQTLDRVTLDNIGMMATVQNALYLAEILTYKNVPAKVFSCLEMDKIVHHYTPQKASKALKKGKICFIGGGTGNPFFTTDTAAVLRAIELKQDIVLKATKVDGLFTADPSKDPKAEFIPSASYSECLKKKLAVMDMTAFSLALENGMPLKIFNIGVPGSLLEAITNPNTGTYIHP; this is encoded by the coding sequence ATGTCCGTTTATCAGCCTGAAAAGATTCACAGCGTGATGCTCAAACTCAGCGGAGAAATCCTCGGCGGAGCGAAGGGCTATGGTTTTGACGACGAGGTGATCGATTTCCTCACGGACGAGATCATCTCCGTCAAGCGTCTTGGATACAGCATTGCCATTGTTTTGGGCGGAGGAAACATCTTCCGCGGCGGAACCTGGAAAAACCAGACCCTCGATCGTGTCACATTGGACAACATCGGCATGATGGCAACCGTGCAAAACGCCCTCTATCTTGCGGAAATTCTTACATACAAGAATGTTCCCGCCAAGGTCTTTTCCTGCCTGGAGATGGACAAGATCGTGCATCACTATACCCCGCAAAAAGCTTCCAAGGCATTGAAAAAAGGTAAGATCTGTTTCATCGGCGGGGGCACCGGCAATCCATTTTTCACCACCGATACCGCCGCAGTGCTTCGCGCCATCGAATTGAAACAGGACATCGTGCTCAAAGCCACCAAGGTGGACGGACTTTTCACCGCCGATCCCAGCAAGGATCCAAAAGCTGAGTTCATCCCTTCCGCCAGCTATTCCGAATGTCTGAAAAAAAAACTGGCGGTGATGGATATGACCGCTTTCTCGCTCGCACTGGAAAACGGCATGCCGCTGAAGATATTCAATATCGGAGTTCCCGGCAGCCTGTTAGAGGCGATCACAAATCCCAATACCGGCACCTACATTCATCCTTAA
- the tsf gene encoding translation elongation factor Ts, with protein sequence MADVSACMVKELRGRTGVGMMECRKALIETNGDVDAAIKYLRERGISKAASKAVRETKEGLIHSYIHFNGKIGVLLELNCETDFVARTDQFKQLAEDITLQIAATNPLAISADQIDPALIENEKDIARNKAILDGKKPELVEMIVEGHLRKYCAENSLLDQETIADSTRTIKSLITDAIAITGENIQVARFVRYELGN encoded by the coding sequence ATGGCAGACGTAAGCGCATGCATGGTAAAAGAACTGCGCGGGAGAACCGGAGTCGGCATGATGGAATGCCGCAAAGCTCTGATCGAGACCAATGGCGACGTGGACGCGGCGATCAAATATCTGCGCGAGCGCGGCATCAGCAAAGCCGCCTCCAAGGCAGTCCGCGAGACCAAAGAAGGGCTCATCCACTCCTACATTCACTTTAACGGTAAGATCGGCGTCCTGCTCGAGCTCAATTGCGAGACCGATTTCGTCGCCCGCACCGATCAATTCAAACAACTCGCCGAGGACATCACTCTCCAGATCGCAGCCACCAATCCTTTGGCGATCAGTGCTGATCAGATCGATCCCGCGCTGATCGAAAACGAAAAAGACATTGCCCGCAACAAAGCTATCCTTGACGGTAAGAAACCTGAGCTCGTGGAGATGATCGTGGAAGGTCATCTCAGGAAATATTGCGCCGAGAATTCACTCCTGGATCAGGAAACGATCGCGGATTCAACCCGCACGATCAAATCCTTGATCACGGATGCCATCGCCATCACCGGAGAAAATATCCAGGTCGCCCGTTTCGTTCGTTACGAACTGGGCAACTAA
- the rpsB gene encoding 30S ribosomal protein S2: MSVVSMKQLLEAGVHFGHQTFKWNPKMRKYIFIKRNGIHIIDLKQTVDAINEAYQFLKEVANRQEYILFVGTKKQAQAAIRESALKSGIFYVNQRWYGGMLTNMTTIRQSIDKMKYYEETVADGSINNYTKLEQQKMKRMHDKIEFSLGGIRDMDAVPGAIFVVDTDHEKIAIHEARILGVPIIGMVDTNCDPDLIDYVIPANDDATRAIALISDIMANAVIEGRNISSEGSDATVVVAEPMEGIETVIEMAAAAEIEIPAITGE; this comes from the coding sequence ATGTCCGTAGTTTCCATGAAACAGCTACTTGAAGCCGGAGTCCATTTTGGGCATCAGACCTTCAAATGGAACCCCAAGATGAGGAAATATATCTTCATCAAACGCAACGGTATTCACATCATTGATCTGAAACAGACCGTGGACGCGATCAATGAAGCATATCAATTTTTGAAAGAAGTGGCAAACCGCCAGGAATACATCCTCTTCGTCGGCACCAAAAAACAAGCTCAAGCCGCGATCAGGGAATCCGCCCTAAAATCCGGCATCTTCTACGTTAATCAGCGCTGGTATGGAGGCATGCTCACAAACATGACCACCATTCGCCAGAGCATCGACAAGATGAAATACTATGAAGAAACCGTCGCCGACGGCAGCATCAACAACTATACCAAGCTCGAGCAACAAAAGATGAAGCGCATGCACGACAAGATCGAATTTTCCCTTGGTGGAATTCGTGACATGGATGCCGTGCCCGGTGCCATCTTCGTCGTCGATACAGATCATGAAAAGATCGCCATCCACGAAGCCCGCATCCTCGGAGTTCCGATCATCGGAATGGTGGATACAAATTGCGATCCCGACCTCATCGATTATGTCATTCCCGCAAACGACGATGCCACCCGCGCCATTGCCCTGATTTCGGATATCATGGCAAACGCCGTGATCGAAGGCAGAAACATCTCTTCCGAAGGCTCCGATGCCACAGTGGTGGTCGCAGAACCGATGGAAGGGATCGAAACGGTCATCGAAATGGCTGCCGCAGCGGAAATCGAAATCCCAGCAATCACTGGGGAATAA
- the rpsI gene encoding 30S ribosomal protein S9: protein MQNYDAVGRRKNAVARVRLTPGTGKRIINKVHMKKYLQRETLEMVVEQPFLELGLSENFDLHVNVRGGGLSGQAGAIRHGISRALIEFDEKLRPALKTRGFLTRDSRMVERKKSGRPKARKRFQFSKR from the coding sequence ATGCAAAATTACGATGCCGTTGGCAGAAGAAAGAATGCCGTTGCCCGCGTTCGCTTAACACCAGGAACCGGAAAACGCATCATCAACAAAGTTCACATGAAGAAGTATCTTCAGCGCGAGACCCTTGAAATGGTTGTGGAACAGCCTTTTTTGGAGCTTGGACTGAGCGAGAATTTCGATCTGCACGTCAATGTCCGCGGTGGTGGATTATCCGGTCAAGCCGGCGCCATCCGTCATGGTATTTCTCGTGCGTTAATCGAGTTCGACGAGAAACTGAGACCCGCACTCAAGACCCGTGGCTTTCTCACCCGCGATTCCCGGATGGTGGAACGCAAAAAGAGCGGTCGTCCGAAAGCCAGAAAGAGATTCCAGTTCTCCAAACGTTAA
- the rplM gene encoding 50S ribosomal protein L13 — protein MKTLTPKPSDIRHDWYIVDATGLPLGRLSTKIASILRGKHKPYFVPNIDTGDYVIVINAEKVRVTGLKSLQKVYQNYSGYPGGLKETPYAKVMEKHPERIIEHAVKGMMPKNTLGRAMFKKLKIYAGTAHPHEAQLPIELKLRED, from the coding sequence ATGAAGACCTTAACGCCGAAACCCAGCGATATCCGGCATGACTGGTATATCGTTGACGCAACGGGGCTTCCGCTTGGTCGATTGTCCACTAAGATCGCTTCCATTTTGCGAGGTAAGCACAAACCCTATTTCGTGCCGAACATCGACACCGGGGATTACGTGATCGTGATCAACGCCGAGAAAGTTCGCGTGACCGGTTTGAAGAGCCTGCAAAAAGTGTATCAGAACTATAGTGGATATCCCGGCGGTTTGAAAGAAACCCCCTATGCCAAAGTAATGGAAAAGCATCCCGAGCGGATTATCGAGCACGCCGTCAAAGGCATGATGCCGAAAAACACGCTTGGACGCGCAATGTTCAAGAAACTGAAAATCTATGCAGGCACAGCACATCCTCATGAAGCGCAGTTGCCGATAGAGCTCAAACTCAGGGAGGATTAA
- the dxr gene encoding 1-deoxy-D-xylulose-5-phosphate reductoisomerase, with amino-acid sequence MVGKKKLALLGATGSIGTSVLAVLEEQSEHFSFAFLSANSDHKKLCRIALRYQVPILVLTGIKDKAEQESIRMEHPDLNIYFGGDELIRCLENEDYDIALNAISGSAGLRSTFAVLNRGKTLALANKESLVMAGHLVEKLKQERQVIILPVDSEHSALFQAIGNHSASEIRKLHITASGGAFRELPLKDFDQITIAQALKHPNWDMGAKVTIDSATMFNKALEVMEARWLFGLDYERIGALIHPQSVIHSMVEFIDGSCLAQLSVPDMKLPILYALSYPQRYPSELVKTDFLTLSALTFSPIEKERYPLFHLGLEIAREGGILPTVLNSANEAALQLFMQEKIAFKDIHRVVEMAVQTYQNVSDPDLETIIRTNNEVFFRVCKSYS; translated from the coding sequence ATGGTAGGCAAGAAAAAACTCGCGCTTTTGGGTGCCACCGGTTCCATCGGCACTTCCGTTTTGGCGGTGTTGGAAGAACAGTCAGAGCACTTTTCCTTTGCGTTCTTATCCGCTAATTCCGATCATAAAAAGCTCTGCCGCATCGCCTTGCGCTATCAGGTACCGATCCTCGTTCTCACCGGAATCAAGGACAAAGCGGAGCAGGAATCCATCCGTATGGAGCATCCCGATCTGAACATCTATTTCGGCGGAGACGAACTGATCCGGTGTCTGGAAAACGAAGATTATGACATCGCTTTGAACGCCATCAGCGGTTCCGCGGGGCTCAGATCCACCTTTGCCGTTCTCAATCGCGGAAAGACTCTCGCTTTGGCAAACAAGGAATCATTGGTCATGGCGGGGCATTTGGTGGAAAAGCTAAAACAAGAACGCCAAGTGATTATCCTGCCCGTGGATAGCGAACACAGCGCACTCTTTCAGGCGATCGGAAATCACTCCGCCTCCGAGATCCGCAAGCTGCATATCACTGCTTCCGGAGGCGCTTTCCGTGAGCTTCCCTTAAAAGATTTTGACCAGATCACCATCGCGCAGGCGCTCAAGCATCCCAATTGGGACATGGGCGCGAAGGTTACTATTGATTCCGCCACGATGTTCAACAAAGCGCTGGAAGTTATGGAGGCGCGTTGGCTCTTCGGGCTGGACTATGAACGCATCGGCGCCCTCATCCATCCCCAATCCGTGATCCACTCCATGGTGGAATTTATCGATGGCTCATGCCTTGCTCAGCTCAGCGTTCCGGACATGAAACTCCCAATTCTGTATGCACTTTCCTATCCGCAAAGATATCCTTCAGAACTGGTTAAGACGGACTTTTTAACACTCTCGGCGCTCACTTTTTCACCCATTGAAAAAGAGCGCTATCCGCTTTTCCATCTGGGACTTGAGATCGCACGCGAGGGCGGCATTCTGCCCACAGTGCTCAATAGCGCCAACGAAGCGGCTTTGCAGCTATTTATGCAGGAAAAGATCGCCTTTAAGGACATCCATCGCGTGGTCGAAATGGCTGTCCAAACCTATCAAAACGTATCCGATCCCGATCTGGAGACCATTATCCGCACAAACAACGAGGTCTTTTTCCGCGTGTGCAAGAGCTATTCATAA
- a CDS encoding glycosyltransferase codes for MKICIISNSHSTTDVRLYYKIAMSLAKMAEVHLITKSGVRNSANNPFQAVVDTESDWYALYLIYLAAKQLKPDIVICVEPLTLLTGIRLKRKLGCKLIFDVHEFYADAYAERFSPIFGWLMKHFYMSFERRLQSHADAVTAANQEILDQLLPKSTRSRGTHLPNYPVKNVWDYSCETPPEISTICKMNFDLIYIGGLTRDRGVFKILESAAILKSSFPALNVLILGKFFDASVEREFNAMINANNLNAFVYYQSWLPAEKIGIMLKRSRIGLWLFNPQNRRISKAVPLKVLEYFAAGLPVVTINTPLMKDLVEKNGLGVCCDFRARAIADAVSSLLKMDKAQSKEMRKRIMDITETEFNWEAVEPLLFKIVNKLASTP; via the coding sequence ATGAAGATATGCATAATTTCAAACTCACATTCGACCACGGACGTGCGCCTCTACTACAAGATTGCGATGAGTCTCGCAAAGATGGCGGAGGTGCATCTGATCACCAAAAGCGGGGTTCGAAACAGTGCCAATAATCCCTTTCAAGCCGTTGTGGATACGGAATCCGACTGGTATGCCCTCTATTTGATCTACCTCGCGGCAAAACAGCTTAAACCGGATATCGTGATCTGCGTGGAACCCCTCACTTTGCTGACGGGGATTCGTTTGAAGCGCAAGCTTGGCTGCAAATTGATCTTCGACGTGCATGAATTCTATGCCGATGCGTATGCGGAGCGCTTTTCCCCTATCTTCGGATGGCTGATGAAACATTTCTATATGAGCTTTGAGCGTCGTCTCCAGAGCCACGCGGATGCCGTCACCGCCGCCAATCAGGAGATTCTCGATCAGCTTTTACCCAAGAGCACACGCTCTCGCGGAACTCACTTGCCAAACTATCCGGTCAAAAACGTGTGGGACTATTCCTGTGAGACACCACCAGAGATCAGTACGATCTGCAAAATGAATTTTGATCTCATCTATATCGGTGGGCTGACCCGAGACCGCGGAGTTTTCAAGATTCTGGAAAGCGCGGCGATCCTGAAAAGCAGCTTTCCCGCTCTGAACGTCCTAATCCTTGGCAAATTCTTCGATGCCTCGGTGGAGCGGGAATTCAACGCCATGATCAATGCGAACAACCTCAACGCCTTCGTCTATTATCAATCCTGGCTGCCTGCGGAAAAGATCGGAATCATGCTCAAGCGTTCGCGTATCGGGCTTTGGCTCTTCAATCCGCAAAACCGGCGCATCAGCAAAGCCGTGCCGCTCAAAGTGCTGGAATACTTCGCCGCCGGCTTGCCGGTCGTGACCATCAACACCCCTTTGATGAAGGATCTGGTGGAAAAGAATGGACTGGGCGTCTGTTGCGATTTCCGCGCCCGCGCCATCGCCGACGCGGTTTCCAGCCTGCTAAAAATGGACAAAGCCCAGTCTAAGGAAATGAGAAAACGCATCATGGACATCACCGAGACCGAATTTAACTGGGAGGCGGTGGAGCCTCTCTTGTTCAAGATCGTGAACAAGCTCGCTTCAACTCCTTGA
- a CDS encoding glycosyltransferase — protein sequence MRILYISYFYPPLGGPAVLRNVKTVKHLSRMGFEVDVITTKDIEYLYRDASLLAQCEERKLIRTESFDPMAIFRKLGGKDGKHTTKIYMDTPERLKLLIRRIYPIDNKIAWLPFLCKAGRKALREEHYDLIYISLGPFSSALGAYFLSKGSGIPFVVDLRDYWNLLSDYELQGSALHRRFARYWEAKIYQSAALIVSATKGIGEDIANAFGNDLSAKTITVYNGWDEEDFAGLSPAERNKGEYVLAYFGNIYARRSLKSFYAAVGELRFEGSLPKHTRVKLYGNFFIETLREIEQSGIADIVETVSQLPHREALSEMLSADALLLTINSSSPTGTLTSKVFEYLRCQKPILAMVPAHKEAAALLRENGNDYICAMESTSSIKGALARLIGNREQPMRFGITNHLERKKQIRLLADKLLELFG from the coding sequence ATGCGCATACTATACATCAGCTATTTCTATCCCCCCCTCGGCGGACCCGCTGTCCTGAGAAACGTCAAGACGGTCAAGCACCTCTCCCGCATGGGTTTCGAAGTGGATGTCATTACCACCAAAGACATCGAATACCTATATCGCGACGCGTCCCTTTTGGCGCAATGCGAGGAGCGAAAACTGATCCGCACTGAATCCTTCGATCCGATGGCGATCTTTAGAAAACTCGGTGGCAAAGACGGTAAACACACCACCAAAATCTACATGGACACTCCGGAACGCCTCAAGCTTCTGATCCGACGCATCTATCCTATCGACAACAAGATAGCCTGGCTGCCATTCCTCTGTAAAGCAGGGAGAAAAGCGCTGCGCGAAGAGCATTATGACCTGATCTATATCTCACTCGGTCCCTTTTCCAGCGCGCTTGGAGCCTATTTTCTTTCCAAGGGAAGCGGCATCCCCTTCGTGGTGGATTTGCGGGATTATTGGAATCTGTTATCTGATTACGAACTTCAGGGCTCGGCTTTGCATCGACGGTTCGCAAGATATTGGGAGGCAAAGATATATCAAAGCGCAGCTTTGATCGTGAGCGCAACCAAAGGCATTGGTGAAGACATCGCGAACGCCTTCGGAAATGACCTTTCCGCCAAAACGATCACGGTCTATAACGGTTGGGACGAAGAGGATTTCGCAGGTCTCTCTCCGGCGGAGAGAAACAAGGGCGAATATGTCCTTGCCTATTTTGGTAACATCTATGCCCGCCGCAGCTTGAAGAGCTTTTATGCCGCCGTCGGAGAGCTGCGTTTTGAGGGCTCTCTGCCTAAACACACACGCGTCAAACTCTATGGCAATTTCTTTATCGAAACCTTGCGGGAGATCGAACAAAGCGGCATCGCAGACATCGTCGAAACTGTTTCGCAATTGCCGCATCGCGAAGCTTTGAGTGAAATGCTTTCCGCCGACGCTTTGCTGCTGACGATCAATTCGAGCAGTCCGACAGGAACGCTCACCTCCAAGGTATTTGAGTATCTGCGTTGCCAAAAACCAATCCTGGCGATGGTTCCCGCGCACAAGGAAGCCGCGGCATTGCTTAGGGAAAACGGCAATGATTATATCTGCGCGATGGAATCCACATCATCGATAAAGGGCGCCCTTGCGAGATTGATTGGAAATCGTGAGCAGCCGATGCGGTTTGGCATCACGAACCATTTGGAAAGGAAAAAACAGATTCGCCTACTGGCGGACAAGCTATTGGAGTTGTTCGGCTAA